In Jannaschia sp. W003, the genomic stretch GCTTCCGCTGCCCCAACGACCGCTACCTGAACGACGAGGCGGTCTGCACCGCGATCAACGCGATGCTGGCGCAGATCGGCCTCGACCCGCAGTTCGAGACCATGCCGGTCGCCAACTACTGGCCCGCGCTGCGCGCCGAGGAGCACGACGTCTACCTGCTCGGCTGGTCGCCCGGCACCTTCGACGCCGAGCACCCGATCCGCTTCCTGGTCGCGACCCCGGACGAGGAGGCCAAGCTGGGCTCGTGGAACTTCGGCGGCTACTCGAACCCGCGCGTGGACGAGCTGCTGCCGATGATCCAGTCCGAGATCGACGACGCCGCGCGGCAGGCGATGCTGGACGAGGTGGCGAACATCGTCCTCGACGACATGGCCTACGTGCCGCTCTACGTGCAGCCGCTTCTCTGGGGCGTGAAGGAGGGGGTCAGCCTCGTCCAGCGCCCCGACAACTTCGTGCAGCTGCGCTGGATCGACGTGGCGGCCTAGACGCCGGCGAGGACCATGTCGAGGGCGCGCGTGACGTCGTCGCGCGCGCCCTCGGCGGACGCGACGAGCGGGCCGATCTCGGCGAGCGAGAGGGTCGCGACGTTGAGCGCCAGCGCGACCCAGACCTCGTCCCCGAGCAGGATCACGGGCTGGAGCCGCGGATGGTCGGGAGGAGCCTCGTTCCGGCGCCGCAGGGGCATCACGATCCGCGTGCCCGTCTCCTCCAGCATGTCGTTCTGGATCACGAGCACATGGGCACTCCGGTCGGACGTCACGCGGACGTCCCATTGGCGCGGCGCATCGCCTCCCATCCGTCAGAACTTCCGATAGCGGGCGAGGGGGAGGCCGTTCTCCTCGATCCATTCGTTGTAGGCCTCGATCCACGGGCGGTTCTCCTCCTGCCAGCGCCGCCAGCGCTCGGACTTCACCACCCCGGCCACGCCGTCGGCCGCCGCCGCCGACACGTTCACCCCCAGCTCCCGCGCCTCACGCAGGAGCGCCTCGTCCAGCGTCACGCTCGTCTTGACCCGTGCCATCCCGCATACCTCCCACGATACCGCCGATCATACCGCCGCGTGGGCGCCGATCAAGGGGGCGGAACCCCCACCACCATCGCGCGCGTTCGAAGGAATGCAGACCACCCGCCCCCACATCCCCCGCATCCTCCTCGCGTTCGACTTCGACCGCACCCTGGCCTCCGACAGCATCGACGCTGTGTGCGCCGTCTACGGCATCGACCGGGACGACTGGCGCAGCGAATACGAAGAGGCGCTGGGAGAGAACTGGGACCAGATCATCCGCCGCGGCCAAGCCTTGATCGCGCTGGGGGAGAACCGCGACCGGCCCCTGAGCAAGGACGTGATGCGCGAGGCCGCCGAGCGGATCGAGCTGTTCCCCGGCGTGCTGGAGATGCCCGGCCGTCTGCGCGCCGCCGCCGCCGAGGTGGCCGAAGGCGTGGAGCTGGAGTTCGTGGTCCTCTCCTCGGGCTACGACGAGATCATCTCGCGCACCGCCATCTCGGACGCCTTCGACCGCATCCTCGCCTCGGGCTTCGAGAGCGACTCGGACGACCGGCTCTTCGCCGTAAAGCGCATCGTCTCGCACCCCGAGAAGGCGCTCTACCTCGAGGCTCTGGGCAAGGGGGCCGAGCTGTCCGGCTCGAACGGCCCCGAGCGCGCGGGCGACCCCGTCGGGCCGGACGACATGCACTGCCCGTTCGACCAGATGATCTACCTCGGCGACGGGGCGAGCGACCTGCAGGCCTTTGGCTTCCTCCACGAGCAGGGGGGCCTCACCATCGCCGTGGGCGTGGGCGAGGAGGGCTTCGCGCCCGGCC encodes the following:
- a CDS encoding CcdB family protein, producing MTSDRSAHVLVIQNDMLEETGTRIVMPLRRRNEAPPDHPRLQPVILLGDEVWVALALNVATLSLAEIGPLVASAEGARDDVTRALDMVLAGV
- a CDS encoding type II toxin-antitoxin system CcdA family antitoxin, with the protein product MARVKTSVTLDEALLREARELGVNVSAAAADGVAGVVKSERWRRWQEENRPWIEAYNEWIEENGLPLARYRKF
- a CDS encoding haloacid dehalogenase-like hydrolase → MQTTRPHIPRILLAFDFDRTLASDSIDAVCAVYGIDRDDWRSEYEEALGENWDQIIRRGQALIALGENRDRPLSKDVMREAAERIELFPGVLEMPGRLRAAAAEVAEGVELEFVVLSSGYDEIISRTAISDAFDRILASGFESDSDDRLFAVKRIVSHPEKALYLEALGKGAELSGSNGPERAGDPVGPDDMHCPFDQMIYLGDGASDLQAFGFLHEQGGLTIAVGVGEEGFAPGRLTDAQRVDAAPGPDYREGAPLMRALEHAVRACAHRIALRAIEAA